A region from the Wansuia hejianensis genome encodes:
- a CDS encoding FadR/GntR family transcriptional regulator: protein MEKEIIGKIKQTTICEKIVAKILDLVEQGVYQPGELLPTERDFSEMFGVGRSSVREALRVLQSMEIVEKRAGSGSYLTDIPVGAARIFNTSQMIEAFNVLDMSEARQALEVQTVALAARRASGDQIEAMAEANARLEEAVERGDKEEIVECDFRVHKAIAEGSQNVFMCSMLDALAVVLLKSNIEVMSEDKTKAALEYHRRIIDRIQAGDEEGAREAMAGHIRDVKERVTKGIKNK, encoded by the coding sequence ATGGAGAAAGAGATAATAGGGAAAATCAAACAGACAACAATTTGTGAGAAGATTGTGGCGAAGATACTCGATCTGGTAGAACAGGGAGTCTACCAGCCGGGTGAGCTCCTTCCGACGGAAAGAGATTTTTCGGAGATGTTCGGTGTCGGCCGTTCCTCTGTCCGTGAAGCACTCCGAGTTCTGCAGTCAATGGAGATTGTAGAAAAACGGGCGGGGAGTGGTTCCTACCTGACGGACATACCGGTAGGAGCAGCCAGGATCTTTAACACCAGCCAGATGATTGAAGCTTTTAATGTTCTGGATATGAGCGAAGCGAGGCAGGCACTAGAGGTGCAGACAGTGGCGCTGGCGGCCAGGAGGGCTTCCGGGGATCAGATAGAAGCCATGGCCGAGGCCAACGCGAGGTTGGAAGAGGCAGTAGAGCGAGGTGACAAGGAGGAAATTGTTGAATGTGATTTCCGTGTACATAAGGCGATAGCCGAAGGATCACAGAATGTATTTATGTGCAGCATGCTTGATGCGCTGGCTGTGGTCTTATTGAAAAGTAATATAGAAGTGATGTCTGAGGATAAGACCAAGGCCGCTCTTGAATATCACCGGAGAATCATCGACAGAATTCAGGCCGGTGACGAGGAGGGCGCCCGGGAAGCGATGGCAGGGCATATCCGAGATGTGAAAGAGCGGGTTACAAAAGGAATTAAAAATAAATAA
- a CDS encoding uroporphyrinogen decarboxylase family protein, producing MMNERERFTRCAFGQDLDMLPVQCDFSGSGLKHFLASKGITNVSDLELLPFFPNHVLYAYMNGAVLQMKTKNFGGKAVITDEWGCDWDTSQDLFYCSHPIPDWEDYEKYVFPDPWAPGYLDYTEKLVKEYAETHIVTAYHFCCLFERAYILRGFENVLADFIEEEELVSDLLDRITDFHVELAKRYIQLGVNCGRTVDDYGSQIGMIMSPPMWRKYIKPRLARIIAVYRNAGLPVIHHSCGNITPIIEDLIEIGVNVLNPVQPNVMDIQELADQYGKRLTFFGGICNQNVIPFLKPEEIDANVKHVTEILGRNGRYIISPSNGVGMDAPLENVEAYCRAALKYRHI from the coding sequence ATGATGAATGAACGTGAACGCTTTACAAGATGTGCTTTCGGGCAGGATTTGGATATGCTGCCTGTACAGTGTGATTTTTCGGGCAGCGGACTGAAGCACTTCCTGGCCAGTAAAGGGATTACTAATGTCAGCGATCTGGAACTGCTGCCTTTCTTTCCGAATCATGTGCTGTATGCCTATATGAACGGTGCTGTACTTCAGATGAAGACCAAGAATTTTGGCGGAAAGGCTGTGATCACGGATGAGTGGGGCTGTGACTGGGATACTTCCCAGGATCTGTTTTACTGCAGCCATCCGATTCCAGACTGGGAAGATTACGAAAAGTATGTTTTTCCGGATCCCTGGGCGCCGGGTTATCTGGACTATACGGAGAAGCTGGTGAAGGAATATGCGGAGACACATATAGTAACCGCTTATCATTTCTGCTGTCTGTTCGAGAGGGCGTACATCCTGAGGGGTTTTGAGAATGTGCTTGCGGATTTCATTGAAGAAGAGGAACTGGTCAGCGACCTTTTGGACCGCATCACGGATTTTCATGTGGAGCTGGCGAAACGTTATATCCAGCTGGGTGTAAACTGCGGAAGGACAGTGGATGACTACGGAAGCCAGATTGGAATGATTATGTCCCCGCCCATGTGGAGAAAGTATATCAAGCCGCGCCTGGCCAGGATTATTGCAGTATACAGAAATGCAGGCCTGCCTGTGATCCATCACAGCTGCGGCAACATCACGCCGATCATTGAGGATCTGATAGAGATCGGAGTGAACGTGCTGAACCCTGTACAGCCTAATGTCATGGACATTCAGGAGCTGGCGGATCAATACGGTAAAAGGCTGACCTTCTTCGGAGGTATCTGCAACCAGAATGTGATTCCGTTCCTGAAACCGGAAGAAATCGATGCGAATGTGAAACATGTGACAGAGATCCTGGGAAGGAACGGCCGCTATATCATATCGCCGTCCAA
- a CDS encoding DUF1540 domain-containing protein: protein MPALRCSAMTCVYNDGELCSKGDIKVGGSNAMTADETCCESFKERNEGSMSNSMGTGCGCTNIGVDCDAHDCISNDKCKCVAGAINIEGCEACHREDTRCGSFRCK, encoded by the coding sequence ATGCCGGCTTTAAGATGTTCAGCAATGACGTGCGTCTATAACGATGGGGAGCTCTGTTCTAAGGGCGATATCAAGGTGGGCGGAAGCAACGCGATGACCGCGGACGAGACCTGCTGCGAAAGCTTTAAGGAGCGAAATGAAGGTTCCATGTCTAACAGCATGGGAACCGGATGCGGCTGCACCAATATCGGTGTTGACTGCGATGCCCATGACTGCATTTCAAACGACAAATGCAAATGTGTGGCAGGAGCCATTAATATTGAAGGCTGTGAAGCCTGCCATCGTGAAGATACGAGATGTGGCAGCTTTCGCTGTAAGTAA